ACTCGCCGACACCGACAATTTCAGCAACTTCCTCTGCACCGCCGGGTGGAAATGCAACTACCAGTACGCGCTGGAAAACGTGATGGACCCGATGCACGGTACCTATCTGCACTCGTCGTCGCACTCGATGGCGGAAGGGGACCGCAAGGCGGACATGGTGCTGCAGCCGACCAAAACCGGCTTCATCTTTGAGAAAAAAGGGCAGAGCGGCATCAACTTCGACTGGGTGGAGCTGGGCAACAGTGGCACCTGCTGGATGCGCCTGTCCATTCCTTATAAGAAGCGTTTCGGGCCGGGCGGCCACTTCTTCATCGTCGGCATGGTGGTGCCGGAAGATAACGACAACTGCCGCGTCTTCTTCTGGCGTATCCGCCGGGTGCAGGGCTGGCAGCGCGACATGTGGCGCTTCATGTACCGCAACCGCCTGGAGAAACTGCACTGGGAAGTTCTCGAGCAGGACCGCGTGGTGCTCGAAAGCCTCGCCCCGAACGCCCGCGAGCATGAATACCTGTACCAGCACGACGTCGGTCTCTCCCGCCTGCGCCGTATGATGCAAAAGGCGGCGAAAGAGCAGCTGGCGATGCGTGAAGAACAGCAGGGAGCCGCCTGATGAACGGCCTGCTAAACGGGAAGCGCATCGTCGTGACCGGTGCCGCGCGCGGCCTGGGCTATCACTTCGCCAAAGCCTGCGCGGAGCAGGGGGCGGCGGTGGTGATGTGCGACATCCTGAAAGGCGAGCTGGCCGAAAACGCGCACGGACTGCGTGAGCAGGGCTACGCGATCGAATCCCACATTATCGATCTGGCCGATCCGCACGCCATTGAGCAGGTGTTCAGCGCCATTGGCGAGCAGGGACAGATTGACGGGCTGGTGAATAACGCGGCCATGGCGACCGGCGTGGGGGGCAAAAACATGCTCGATTACGATCCGGATCTCTGGGATCGGGTGATGAGCGTGAACGTCAAGGGCACCTGGCTGGTGACGCGCGCCGCCGTGCCGCTGCTGCGCGAGGGGGCCGGGATTGTGAACGTCGCTTCCGACACCGCGCTGTGGGGCGCGCCGCGCCTGATGGCCTATGTCGCCAGCAAGGGCGCGGTGATTGCCATGACCCGCTCGATGGCCCGTGAGCTGGGTGAAAAACGTATCCGCATCAATGCCATCGCGCCGGGGCTAACCCGCGTCGAGGCGACCGAGTATGTGCCCGCCGAACGCCATCAGCTGTACGAAAATGGCCGCGCGTTAACCGGCGCGCAGCAGCCGGACGATGTGACGGGCAGCGTGGTCTGGCTGTTAAGCGATCTGTCGCGGTTCATTACCGGGCAGCTGATTCCGGTCAACGGCGGTTTT
This region of Enterobacter cancerogenus genomic DNA includes:
- a CDS encoding SDR family oxidoreductase, with amino-acid sequence MNGLLNGKRIVVTGAARGLGYHFAKACAEQGAAVVMCDILKGELAENAHGLREQGYAIESHIIDLADPHAIEQVFSAIGEQGQIDGLVNNAAMATGVGGKNMLDYDPDLWDRVMSVNVKGTWLVTRAAVPLLREGAGIVNVASDTALWGAPRLMAYVASKGAVIAMTRSMARELGEKRIRINAIAPGLTRVEATEYVPAERHQLYENGRALTGAQQPDDVTGSVVWLLSDLSRFITGQLIPVNGGFVFN
- a CDS encoding aromatic ring-hydroxylating oxygenase subunit alpha translates to MTTPVQHYLDKGLRGLWYPVLASWEVQSAPVGITRLGEQIVVWRNKDGQVQALEDRCPHRGARLSMGWNLGDRIACWYHGVEVAGNGEVKDVPAVDKCPLVGQQCVRSYNVQEAHGAIFLWFGVTADQQPDELSFPDELADTDNFSNFLCTAGWKCNYQYALENVMDPMHGTYLHSSSHSMAEGDRKADMVLQPTKTGFIFEKKGQSGINFDWVELGNSGTCWMRLSIPYKKRFGPGGHFFIVGMVVPEDNDNCRVFFWRIRRVQGWQRDMWRFMYRNRLEKLHWEVLEQDRVVLESLAPNAREHEYLYQHDVGLSRLRRMMQKAAKEQLAMREEQQGAA